One window of Trichoderma breve strain T069 chromosome 3, whole genome shotgun sequence genomic DNA carries:
- a CDS encoding NADH ubiquinone oxidoreductase, 20 kd subunit domain-containing protein has protein sequence MLPATRSAASMALRVKPASALIPFRAAAAFTTTSRQDATSLTPHSASFGKVRKEVPLPSEEGTKGVMQYALTTLDIVANWARQSSLWPMTFGLACCAVEMMHLSTPRYDQDRLGIIFRASPRQSDVMIVAGTLTNKMAPALRQVYDQMPEPRWVISMGSCANGGGYYHYSYSVVRGCDRIVPVDIYVPGCPPTSEALMYGIFQLQRKMRNTKITRMWYRR, from the exons ATGTTGCCGGCAACGCGATCCGCGGCCTCAATGGCCCTCCGAG TCAAGCCTGCCTCTGCGCTGATTCCCTTCCGAGCCGCTGCCGCCTTCACAACAACGTCTCGACAAGATGCCACCTCGCTGACCCCCCACTCCGCGAGCTTCGGCAAGGTTCGCAAGGAAGTTCCCCTCCCCAGCGAGGAGGGCACCAAGGGCGTCATGCAATATGCGCT CACCACGCTCGACATCGTCGCCAACTGGGCCCGTCAATCCTCCCTCTGGCCCATGACCTTTGGCCTCGCCTGCTGCGCCGTCGAAATGATGCACCTCTCGACCCCACGATACGACCAAGATCGCctcggcatcatcttccGTGCCTCCCCCCGTCAATCCGACGTCATGATCGTCGCCGGCACCCTCACCAACAAGATGGCTCCCGCCCTGCGCCAGGTCTACGACCAGATGCCCGAGCCCCGATGGGTCATCTCCATGGGCAGCTGCGCAAACGGCGGCGGCTACTACCACTACAGCTACAGCGTCGTCCGCGGCTGCGACCGCATCGTCCCCGTCGACATTTACGTTCCTGGGTGCCCACCTACGAGCGAGGCCCTCATGTATGGCATCTTTCAGCTGCAGAGGAAGATGCGCAACACCAAGATTACGCGAATGTGGTACAGACGGTAA